A segment of the Colletotrichum destructivum chromosome 3, complete sequence genome:
ACCAGGGTggaaagaagggaaagggtcgcggcggcggcaacgccacGGGCGGTGATCGCGGTCGCCAGCCTCGCAGCGAGTCGTGGCAGTCGTACCCTGccgtcaagaaggagaacgagAGGCTCCAGCGTTACTacaacaccatcatcggcctctcggaggaggagcaggttCCCTTCTGGGATGCGCTGCGCAGAGACCTTCCCAACAGCTTCCGCTTCTGCGGCTCCAAAGGGTAGGCCCACGACGACTCGCTTCTTGGTGGTTCTCCCCCTCGTGCAGCCCTACTAACTTGCTATCCTCAGCCACGCCTTGGCCGTGAAGAAACTCCTACAAAGCCGATACATGCCCGAGATCGAAAAGATCGAACACGCCGACgggcgcgccgtcgagcccCCCAAGCCGTTGTCGTGGTACCCCAACGAGCTTGCTTGGTGGATGACCACCCCGAAGAACATCATCCGCAAATACCCCCCCTTCGCCGCCTTCCAGAAGTTTCTCGTTTCCGAGACGACCGTCGGCAACATTAGCAGACAGGAAGTTGTCAGCATGATTCCCCCTCTCCTGATGGACGTTCGCCCCGGCATGACCGTGCTGGACATGTGCGCTGCGCCTGGTAGCAAGgccggccagctcctcgagatGATTCaccagggcgaggaggcgagAGTCAGGAAGGTTCTGCGTGCGttcgccaaggaggacggtcttgacctcggcgaggagacggaggaggagcgcgaggctgacctcgaggccgacccGGCGGATGCTGGCCGCACCACTGGTCTTCTGATTgccaacgacgccgactACAAGCGCGGCCACATGCTCGTTCACCAGCTCAAGCGTCTCGGCTCTCCGAACTTGCTCGTCACGAACCACGACGCCACTCAGTACCCCTCCATCAAGCTCCCTTCCGACCCGGCGACCCCGAACAAGCCTCAGTACCTCAAGTTCGACCGCATTCTCGCCGACGTGCCCTGCTCGGGCGATGGCACCCTGAGAAAGAACATGAACCTGTGGAAGGATTGGCAGCCCGGCAGCGCGCTGGGTCTCCATGTCACTCAGGTCAGGATTCTCCTGCGCGCCCTTGCCATGCTCAAGGTCGGAGGCCGTGTCGTCTACTCCACCTGCAGCATGAACCCCGTCGAGAACGAGTCtgtcgtcgcggccgccatTGACCGCGCCGGTGGTCCCGACAAGGTTGAGATCCTCGACTGCAGCAACGAGCTGCAGGGACTCGTCCGCGCTCCTGGCATGCGCAAGTGGCAGATCATGGATAAGTCCGGCAGGCTATGGGGCTcgcaggccgaggtcgacgagtACACCAAGAAcagcgccgacggcatcgcGCCTGGCAGAATTGTCGATACCATGTTCCCGCCCGTGGAGGGTAGCGTGGGCGCGGACATCCCTCTCGAGCGCTGCATGAGAGTCTACGCTCACCAGCAGGATACCGGTGGCTTCTTCATCACCGTTCTGCAAaagaaggccgaggtcaAGATCCGCCCCGAGGACCAGAAAATTGACGACGCGACGAAGTCAAACGGAACCACGGCAGCCGCCACCCCCGCGACCGAGGAGACGAAGCCAGAGGAGAAGACTGAAGAGAAGACTGAGAAGACCAAAGAGGCACTCGCGGCTACCGAGACCGGCAAGCCGGAGGAAAAGAGTGAGGCCAAGGCcacgaccgaggccgaggtacCCGAGCAGGATGCTACAAACGGCGCTAAGCGGCCGCGGGAAGACGACACGGCTGATGGTGAGACCCAAGAGACAAAGAAGCCCAAGCTCGACGCGACACAAGAGAAGCCTAAGAGATCCAACCGCAACATCCAcggccaggtcgaggagcCCTTTAAGTACCTCGACCCCAAGCACGAGGTCATCAAGAATATCAAGACCTTTTACCACGTCTCGTCACGCTTCCCCGAGGACCGCTTCATGGTGCGCAACGCCGTGGGCGAGCCGGCCAAGGCCATCTACTACACCTCGGCGCTCGCGCGCGACATTCTCGTCGAAAACGAGGGCCGCGGCATCAAGGTCATCCACGGCGGTGTCAAGATGTTCATGAAACAGGACGCCCCCTCGGCCGAGATCTGCCGCTGGCGCATCCAGTCCGAGGGCATGCCGATCCTGCAGGGCTACGTCGGCGAGCAGCGCGTTGTCCGCCTCACGACCAAGGAGAcgctccgccgcctcctcatcgAGATGTTCCCGcgcatcgccgacggcgagtgggagaagatgGGCGAGATTGGCGCGCGCGTCCGCGACATCGGCATGGGCTGCTGCGTCCTCCGCGTCGAGCCCGACGGCTCCGACCCGGCCTTCAGCGAGCGCatggcgctgccgctgtGGAAGAGCATTCACTCGCTTAACCTCATGCTGCCCAAAGAGGACCGCACCGCCATGCTCCTGCGTATCTTCAACGACACGACGCcgctcatcaacaacagctTGCAGAAACAGCGGCAGATCGATGAGGCGGCCAGGGTCAAGGCGGCGGGAGAGGCCTctgccgccgagaaggatAACGTCGACACCGAGCAAgccaacgacgccgaggatgccATCGACATCGAGGACGCCCCAACGCCTGAGGAGATGGACCGAGACGAGCCCGAGCCCACCACCACGGCTACCGAGAACTCTTGAACCGAATTTGTTCAGTACCCGTCGAATCGcgtcgaagaggtcgacgaggcgcaCTTCGCTTGATTTAAATCCAATGTGGTGTTTTTAcctggaggggggggggttacgCCTGTCTCAGCATCATCCAGTTCCATACACATAGCATATGCTGCAATGGCCCAGAGCTGATTGGGTGGGAAGAGAGAATAGATCTTGGGTCGCACGGAAGAAAGACGAAAGAAAAATGTATGACTACATAAGAATCGTTGAGACGGGCGTTTTTTTATTCATTTATACAGTCTCGAGAATTGGAAAAAGAAATCACGGCATGGACCGCCCAACGATCACCTGTGGCGATTTCCCTTCTTTGCTGATGCTTTCTCTCGGTGAGTTGAGCTACAATGATTCAGGTGTCTGGTGCAGTACTTGTGACATATTGCCCCTGGCGTAAGTCGAGGAATATTTTGATGTGGTTGCTTCCTCATACCAATAGATAACCCTCGGTGGCGGTAGGATTTTATAACGTTCGACATCGCTCTTGAGCCTGGATGATTTGttgatgaggaagaggaagctaGCGGAAGGAGGCTTGTTTGTGTTCTCATGTCCAGCTCGCAATCCGTTTACCACTATCAAGCCCGGGATTGCTATATAGATGTATAAAAGGAGACATCGGAAGTGAACGAGAAACACCAAGAGGATTCCCAATACACTTGATTGATGTTAACGTATGAGGAGCTTGGGATGACATGGAACACCGCTATTTGATAACCGGTGAGGATCAGTAACGATGCGTTgagaaaaaaggagggggaaaaagaaTGTGCGCATCAATCGCGGACGGGAATTGAGCCCGACGTGGCTGGTATGCTGTTAGTGAAGATGTCCCAATGTGATGATCATGGTCCGGAGTTGCGCTTACGGGTCGAACCCACAACCTTGAGATTAAGAGTCTCACGCTCTACCGATTGAGCTAGCCGGGCAGGCTTTGGTATTGTGGTTGGCGACGATATTCAACGGGTCGAGGGTCTATCACTGCGGGTCGCGCGGGTCTGAAACATCGTGGGGAGCACGGAATGAGTTTTGTAGGCTTCGTTTTGTGTGTGGCTT
Coding sequences within it:
- a CDS encoding Putative SAM-dependent methyltransferase RsmB/NOP2-type, RNA (C5-cytosine) methyltransferase — protein: MGRKFRGGKKGKGRGGGNATGGDRGRQPRSESWQSYPAVKKENERLQRYYNTIIGLSEEEQVPFWDALRRDLPNSFRFCGSKGHALAVKKLLQSRYMPEIEKIEHADGRAVEPPKPLSWYPNELAWWMTTPKNIIRKYPPFAAFQKFLVSETTVGNISRQEVVSMIPPLLMDVRPGMTVLDMCAAPGSKAGQLLEMIHQGEEARVRKVLRAFAKEDGLDLGEETEEEREADLEADPADAGRTTGLLIANDADYKRGHMLVHQLKRLGSPNLLVTNHDATQYPSIKLPSDPATPNKPQYLKFDRILADVPCSGDGTLRKNMNLWKDWQPGSALGLHVTQVRILLRALAMLKVGGRVVYSTCSMNPVENESVVAAAIDRAGGPDKVEILDCSNELQGLVRAPGMRKWQIMDKSGRLWGSQAEVDEYTKNSADGIAPGRIVDTMFPPVEGSVGADIPLERCMRVYAHQQDTGGFFITVLQKKAEVKIRPEDQKIDDATKSNGTTAAATPATEETKPEEKTEEKTEKTKEALAATETGKPEEKSEAKATTEAEVPEQDATNGAKRPREDDTADGETQETKKPKLDATQEKPKRSNRNIHGQVEEPFKYLDPKHEVIKNIKTFYHVSSRFPEDRFMVRNAVGEPAKAIYYTSALARDILVENEGRGIKVIHGGVKMFMKQDAPSAEICRWRIQSEGMPILQGYVGEQRVVRLTTKETLRRLLIEMFPRIADGEWEKMGEIGARVRDIGMGCCVLRVEPDGSDPAFSERMALPLWKSIHSLNLMLPKEDRTAMLLRIFNDTTPLINNSLQKQRQIDEAARVKAAGEASAAEKDNVDTEQANDAEDAIDIEDAPTPEEMDRDEPEPTTTATENS